Part of the Sulfobacillus acidophilus DSM 10332 genome, GCTGTTCCCGGCGGTGGCCCGATAGGGAACCGGGCCGCCTCCAGTCGGTTCCCCCGGTGGCAAAACCAAGCGACGGATTATCAGGCGTTTCCCTCCATGTGCCCGGTATCAAGCCGAGTTGATTGATACCCTACGTCCAACAACGGATGAGCCGATGGGACCGGTTGCTCCAATGTGTGGGACTGTTAGGCCGGGGAGCCCCTATCGCTCCCGTGTAGGCGGAGGACTCGGGATACCTAGCCTGATTAAGGATATCCTAGGACTTTGGAGAACATCCCGAACGTCTAATTGAACATCCCGCCGATCCGTGATCATCGATTGCAGTCGGCCTTATCGGCGGGGCCGCTCTATGGGCGGCGGGTGGGTGGGGTGTCGACGCAAAAAATGCTCCCCGTCCCGCGTCAGTTGATAGTACGTGTGGTTCCGGTGTTTTACCGCCTTGAGGCGCCGATGATAATGCCGCGCCAAACGGATACTGAGCAACTTGGCGTAATCTGGTCCCAACGCCTTAAGATACGCCAAAATCGCTCGATCCAGCGCATCCGTACCCTCGACAATCGGGCCGACCGGGCTAATCCGGTCATCGCCCTCCGACGAGCCGCCTTGCATCGACCGTCACCTCCGATCCCCAAGGCACATGGCTCATTTATTGCACCGAGCCAGCCACCAGTACAGGGGTAGTCGGCATACGGGTTCCGCCGGCAGGTTCCACGGTGACGGCAAATTCCGTCGCTTGGGGCGGCCGACCGGTCAACACCACCGGGCGGTTGCCAAAAAGGCCGGCCGGTTGGGGGCGCCCCCCAATCACCCACCACCCCTCATAAATATGCCCGCTCGGCAGCGACGGCAGATGATCCGCCCAAATCACCGCCTGACGGCCGTGGACGACCAAGACGGCATGATAGGGGCTCCTGACCGGTGAGGTCAGTTCTACGACGTGTCCTTGGCTCATCAACGCCAACACCGTTTCTTTTTGGGTCGCTTCCTGATGAAACCGGTAAGCCAGTCCCCAGCCGCTCATCGCGAGGATGGCCGCGGCGGCCCAACCGATCCAACGGATCGATGATGGCCGAAATTTTCCCGGCGAGGTTGCCGCCAGTCGGGCGGCAAACGCTTGCCGCAAGGGTTCGTGCCCACTCCAATCGGGCTCGACCGGACCGGGTTCCATCGAGGTCAAAATTGCTCGATAATCGTCCCAAGCCGCACGGCACTCCTCGCAGGCGGCCAGATGGTCCGATACCTCGTGGCGAAGTTCCGGGGGAACTTCGTCGGCCGCCCACAGCGGTAAATTGAGTTGAATCTCTTCATGATTCAATAGGCATCGACCCCCACCATGCGCCGCAGTTTCTCGAGACCCAGCCGTAACCGGGTTTTGGCGGTGCCTACCGGAATTTGTTGTCGTCGAGCCGCTTGTTCGGCCGTTTGGCCCCGTATATAGACGGCCGCTATCATGGCTTTTTGGGCGTCGGGCAACTGATCCAACGCGTCGTATAAAGCATCTTGGGCACTACGGGCCACGACCGCCTGCTCGACATTGTTGGAAGACGTCACTGCCTCCCCCGCCGCGTCCCATTCCACCGTCGCCGTTTCTTTGGCCAGGCGGCGCAAACGGTCGATAGCGCGGCTGCGGGCGATGGTCATCAACCATACGGTCGCCGACGCCCGGCCGGCGTCATACAGGCACGCCGTTTTCCACACTTGCCAAAAGACGTCCTGAATCACTTCGTCCGCCTGCATCCGATCATGAATCAATTTACGACAATAGCCCGCCACCAGCCCGAAATACCGGTCATAAAACGCCATCATCGCGTCTTGATCGCCCGCCGCAATCCGGGTCAGAAGCTCTTGATCGGTATCCCCCATACCATGGCTCCGTTGCGCGAATTTATTTACGGGACGAGATTCGCCAAGAGTCCCCAAATCTCCTTTAATTTGCACCGACGGTCCGCTAACCATCTCCCGACTACACGCCGCGTTTCGTTATCGATTAGCCGAAGCACGGTCGACCGCGGGATGGGAATCCTCCGGCCCCACACCCAGAGGGCGAGTCCGACTGGGCGGTGTTCGGATCGGTGCCGGTTCCGCCGAGGACGCCAAAATCCAAACCAATCCACCACATGACAGCCAACACCCACGCCGTCAACAGAACCGTCCCGCCGTTCTCCGAGCGAATCTCCCATAAGACCGCCAACCCGAACCAGACCGCGCCTATCAAAAAGCCTCCAAATACGCGGTGCGATTGTAAAAACATTCCGGCATCATAAATCGGGGCGGATATCCAGACCGGTTGCGGCGTGCCGGCCATTTGGCGCAATATGGTCCCCAACCCTCGAGACGCCACTGCGCTCAGAACCAGTCCGGTGCACCAAAATGCCCGGATGAGATTCAGCGTGCCGGCTTCCAAAGCATCCGGGGCCCACAGCAACAGGGCGGACCAAATGCCGTATATCAGCGCCGAACCGGGTGCCCCGGTCAGCAGACTGGCCGATCGCGTCAAAAGCCCGCCCAATCCTTC contains:
- a CDS encoding hypothetical protein (KEGG: aac:Aaci_0263 hypothetical protein~SPTR: Putative uncharacterized protein), with the translated sequence MNSEAVRVSRGTRRLVAFGRSVAITAGHVRAGIPATGVGTGCSRTTATGGLAAALGHSLVASRWHMVQCRRGRPPACHRHLIIGVRYAGNPLGPRLSLVWGLGVWIFGEGLGGLLTRSASLLTGAPGSALIYGIWSALLLWAPDALEAGTLNLIRAFWCTGLVLSAVASRGLGTILRQMAGTPQPVWISAPIYDAGMFLQSHRVFGGFLIGAVWFGLAVLWEIRSENGGTVLLTAWVLAVMWWIGLDFGVLGGTGTDPNTAQSDSPSGCGAGGFPSRGRPCFG
- a CDS encoding Anti-sigma-K factor RskA (PFAM: Anti-sigma-K factor rskA~InterPro IPR018764~KEGG: msv:Mesil_2777 anti-sigma K factor RskA~PFAM: Anti-sigma K factor RskA~SPTR: Anti-sigma K factor RskA) translates to MNHEEIQLNLPLWAADEVPPELRHEVSDHLAACEECRAAWDDYRAILTSMEPGPVEPDWSGHEPLRQAFAARLAATSPGKFRPSSIRWIGWAAAAILAMSGWGLAYRFHQEATQKETVLALMSQGHVVELTSPVRSPYHAVLVVHGRQAVIWADHLPSLPSGHIYEGWWVIGGRPQPAGLFGNRPVVLTGRPPQATEFAVTVEPAGGTRMPTTPVLVAGSVQ
- a CDS encoding RNA polymerase, sigma-24 subunit, ECF subfamily (PFAM: Sigma-70, region 4; Sigma-70 region 2~TIGRFAM: RNA polymerase sigma factor, sigma-70 family~COGs: COG1595 DNA-directed RNA polymerase specialized sigma subunit sigma24 homolog~InterPro IPR014284:IPR007627:IPR013249~KEGG: aca:ACP_0643 RNA polymerase sigma-70 factor, ECF subfamily~PFAM: RNA polymerase sigma-70 region 2; RNA polymerase sigma factor 70, region 4 type 2~SPTR: RNA polymerase sigma-70 factor, ECF subfamily;~TIGRFAM: RNA polymerase sigma-70) gives rise to the protein MGDTDQELLTRIAAGDQDAMMAFYDRYFGLVAGYCRKLIHDRMQADEVIQDVFWQVWKTACLYDAGRASATVWLMTIARSRAIDRLRRLAKETATVEWDAAGEAVTSSNNVEQAVVARSAQDALYDALDQLPDAQKAMIAAVYIRGQTAEQAARRQQIPVGTAKTRLRLGLEKLRRMVGVDAY
- a CDS encoding hypothetical protein (PFAM: Uncharacterized protein conserved in archaea (DUF2250)~KEGG: chd:Calhy_1531 hypothetical protein~SPTR: Putative uncharacterized protein) gives rise to the protein MQGGSSEGDDRISPVGPIVEGTDALDRAILAYLKALGPDYAKLLSIRLARHYHRRLKAVKHRNHTYYQLTRDGEHFLRRHPTHPPPIERPRR